A window from uncultured Desulfobacter sp. encodes these proteins:
- the tnpB gene encoding IS66 family insertion sequence element accessory protein TnpB (TnpB, as the term is used for proteins encoded by IS66 family insertion elements, is considered an accessory protein, since TnpC, encoded by a neighboring gene, is a DDE family transposase.), with translation MIQITPQMRIMLAVTPADFRKGIDGLAAVCRKVLKQNPFSGYVFVFRNKPGTALKILIYDGQGFWLCQKRLSKGRFKWWPKKGGDEIHPLAAHELQMLIWNGNPQKNNVFLWKKI, from the coding sequence ATGATCCAAATCACACCGCAAATGCGGATAATGCTGGCAGTAACGCCTGCTGATTTTCGAAAGGGGATCGACGGCCTGGCAGCTGTTTGTCGTAAGGTGTTAAAACAAAATCCTTTTTCCGGATATGTCTTTGTTTTCAGAAACAAACCAGGCACTGCCCTGAAGATATTAATATATGATGGCCAGGGCTTCTGGCTTTGTCAAAAAAGATTGAGTAAGGGGCGTTTTAAATGGTGGCCTAAAAAGGGAGGTGATGAAATTCACCCATTGGCTGCACATGAATTACAGATGTTGATATGGAACGGAAATCCTCAAAAAAATAATGTATTTTTGTGGAAAAAAATCTAG